The genomic region TTAAGTTGGAAAATCAAGTTGGCCAGTTAGCAACCCAAGTTGGAGATAGGGAAAAAGGAAAGTTTCCTAGACAACCTATACCTAACCCAAGGACAAGAACATGTTCATCAATGGTTCTTCTAGTTCTACTCATGGACAAGAACATGTTCAATCTATTACTACCCTTAGGTCTGGTATGCAAGTTGGTAATCAAGTGAAAATGCTAGAAGTGGaggatgatgaaaatattttattaaaggaaaaaggtACTCATAGTTCACACGATGATCATGGAGGAAAGAAGGACAACCTACCCACCACTCCAATTCAGGATCTTAGTTCCCCCTTGATAAGAGGTTTCTTCCTAAAGCTCCATTTCCTCAAATGTTAATCAGTCCTCAGAAAAGTGCACAATTTGGagacattttagaggtttttaagCAAGTGCAAATAAACATTCCATTTCTTAATGCAATTCAGCAAGTTCCTGCTTATGCCAAGTTTCTAAAAGATCTCGTGACaatgaaaagaaagacaaaTGTCCCTAAAAAGGCATTTTTGACCGAGCAAGTAAGTTCaatcattcaaaataaatatctaGTGAAATGTAAGGACCCAGGATCTCCTACAATTTCATGCAAGATTGGGGATCGTCTCATTGAGCAAGCTTTGCTAGATTTGGGGCAAGTGTGAACCTAATACCATATTCAGTTTATTTGCAGCTAGGTTTGGGGGAGTTAAAACCAACAACCATGACACTTCAATTAGCTGATAGGTCTGTGAAAATCCCTAGGGGTATTGTTGAGGATGTGTTGATTAAGGTGGATgcattttattttcctattgattttgttgtgttaaACACTGAGCCTACTCTAAATGTCAATACACAAATTCATGTCATTTTGGGTCGCCCTTTCTTAGCCACATCCAATGCTTTGATCAATTGTCGAAGTGGTGTGATGAGATTTCTTTTGGAAATATGACTGTTGAGCTTAATATCTTTGACATAAGTAAGCAAGTACTAGATAATGAGAATATATGTGAGGTTAACATGATTGGGAACCTAGTCCATAATACTCTCATACAATCAAGTTGTGAGGATCCCCTAAAGGATTGCTTAACCCTTTTTTATTGCAATTTGGatattgaaaaatcaattgaggAAGTCAATGCGTTGTTGGATTCTGTTCTTCTCTTAAGTACTAATAGCTGGCAGCCAAAAGTGGTCCCTTTTCCACTTTCTTCATCCCCACTCCCATCTATTGTAGAACCACCAAAGTTGGATAACTTTTGGGAACACCACTTGATAAGTATACCTCAAGAACACAAGGAAGCTATAGGTTGAAAAATTGCTGATATTAAGAGTATTAGTTCTTCTATGGTTATGCAAAGAATTCACTTGGAAGACACTATAAAAGCTTCCCAACATGTTTTTGATCCAGGTAAGTTACAATCTCATTGGACTAGTCCATTCATAATATGCATTATTTATCTCCATGGTGTTATGGAGGGTTGGATGGTCCTGTTTATCAAGATTGATCTCTAGTTGTGTTGAATctttttgcacaaaaaaaaaaaaaaactttttcttgtttattttctgtttttatattaatatttgtgtttattttcttgtttagtgTTATTCTCTTTTGTTCTAGTTGGTATTTggtagaaattaaaatttataacaatcaGCTTGATCAAGGTAtgtctctttcttctccttACCTTACTTGTTTCTACTTGGTTCTCATGTTGCATATTAATAttttgctctctttttcttcaagaaatatatttgagagtatcatttttaacattgaggacaATGTTTGGTTTAGGTTTGGGGGGGATGTACATAGAtttctatctttttgttttgttttgtttatttgtgttaaaaaaaaaaaaaaaatcgtttgcCTAGCTTGAGGtttatgttttgagtttgttataCTACTCCTGCTTAAAgaatttcattactttcatgCTCAATTCATTGCACATGCATGTAGCCACTCAAACACAACTTCTTGTTGAAGGATAAAAGTGATTAGAAAATCTTGAAGATAACAATGTGGAGACTGTAACCCTTGTGAGTTTTGAgccaatcattatttttttagggttatttattgtttttaatctTAAAGTTCATTTGGAAGTGCGTAACATGTTTCCTTTGTTGTAGTCTCATTGTTGTTTCTTttggccaagaaaaaaaaaaatctaattttatgccACACTTGAATCTTTTGAAGTCATTGATGTTGAATGAACTATACTAGTCTTTGAGAGATGAGATTAGACCATTTTTGTCTACTTTGAGtcatatatgtgtttttctttttcttttttgatacatTATTGCTAGTCACCTCGTTGAGCCTTTTGATtagcctttctttcttaaagccCTTATCCATAgtgtttcaagatggaatttgatCAGTTTGTTTCAATATGGTGGTTTGTGCGAgaattcaaagaagaaagaaaaaagaagtcaaagaaagaaaattaaaaaaaaaaagaggaaaagtgtcaaaaagaagaaaataaaaagggttcTCATCAAATTTTGCGAAGTGAGATGTAAGGAAGCAGTActattttgaagaagaagagttgaaaaaaaaatgttgaatggaAATTCCAAAAAGAGTTGACATTCCAACTATCTTGAAAACAGTTCTTATATTTACCTTCacctatttttatttcattctctTTGCTTTTACCCTACATTACGTCCTAATAAAGTccttatttgatcttgaagaTTGTGTAGTTTAGATATTGATATGACTGAGAAGAAAAAAGTGtggtataaatatttttggcatCCTTTCATGAGACTACTTGTTCTTTCTTGATTAAGCGTTTTTCATGTGATTTGTATGTGAGGTATTTGATTTTGCTTACATTATTCCGCTCACATATATTGTTGAGAGTGTTACACCCCATTTCAGAGAGATTTCATTTGTTGAGTGATAACACCGAAAAGATTTGAGTTGAAGCATACTTTCAAATAGAGATTCGAGTAAAGTTTATTCTAAAACTAAGAGTATGTTTGGGTTGGCTACCACTTTTCACTCACATTGAGTTTTGATGGCATGAGAAATTTCTTTAGCATTTGTAgtgtttttgaacttgaactaaTCCTCTTTGCAAaagacaattgaaaaaaaaaagtttgattttctttgttttgtttattttagtattcattctcaaaattttgtgggtatattcCCTGCAAACCCTCACGAGACTACAACTCGTCCACTAGTGTAAGCTAGGGGTTTAAAGACTTGTTGCATACGCTAAATGCAATCGAAAATTCCAGCGAAAGTGGATTAgttaggattttctttttctttgttttttttatttctttgttttgttttactcttTATCTGTTTTTCTCGAGAACTAGCAAAATGTAGATTTGGGGGTATTTGATGTGCAtcgataatagcttaattttgcatatttatatcattgttagaaatcattatcatacttatttttaggtaatttatgcattttatatttggttttggaataatgctaaataatcaattttgtgcttaattggattttatagcatgaatttatcttttgtaggagaatggaattaaataagtggatttgtgtaAAGAAGAATgctaatggactttacatttacaagggccatgataaAGTTAAAGAAAGctaacccaattaaatttaagtccaattggagcagggagtcaaaggaaatttgcaccaaatccaagtccaattcggattgggattccagcctgcacatcagttagtatttttggcataaatttcggctcagatgtccaatcgagatgattcaagttgggctggaaagttaacttaaagggtTACAACTTTCTAGTTTACCCAAAGTCTGAATTCTGActttaaatgggccaaaatcatcggttaagtgaagcctaaaaatctggaattttccccaaacgagaattcaacttgtaataggattccttagtctatttaaaggctctttagggcaaaattcagggggctagtgctagggctgggggctgaacatagagagtgcggctacttctttggttttcttccatgacagttagttttatttaatttgtctagtttaatgtttagtattttattcttgtgttttattttaattactataagtagctaaatttataattagggttgagaatgaaacattgttaaggattattagtaatatttatgtgatttgatttttcccacaatagttgttctttaatgatttaaattgttcttgcttcatattaattgactaagatgagattttaaatatgagttcaatcatgtttttctcataatttaggatttatcttaattaattaaaagcttggtttattaattcttgattataaaattggacaTCTTttgtgatttatctgtcaatggatacaatttatgatttgatttttagaattggatatatcttgtgatttgattggctatagatacaattgatgatttggttttatacttaagaagcgaagaagaacatgcttttgaatttttaaaataaggattttaatgagaatgttttccatgatagcaagattgatttctagagtatcatgtagtgagttgggaaaaattaatcatcataaatatatgctgatatgacttacaaggcagattccaaaaccttaattcctttcccttgattgtttacatctttttattgctttatatctttttcttagtttaactatttgcataatttgattatttgcttagttcatttaatttcaaaacaactaaattttattaaactagattaggattaatttggttaagatttaattaattttcctacgtttattcaagtccctgtgggttcgatctcgttcttgtcaaactatacttcggtacggttcgtacacttgcgagtattttaaaatttcacaacagcCCTTCAACACCATTTTAGTGCCTGAGAGTGACATTCAATgcatcttaaaaataaatacaatggTAGTGTGGTTTTTTTGGGATGTCTCAAGATTTGTGGTTAAATTTAGGGTAAATCTTGGTTAAAGAATCCAAACAACTTGATTGCAATACTTTTTACAACTAGAGTGCCGCCATAGCATGGATTTAAGTTagcttcaaaaaaatttctatttttgaccATATTTCAGAATTCGGCTTTtctaatttcaataaaaattcatCCCAATgtgacttttttatttgatcgaGATGAAGAGTGTGACTTCTTAAGCATCTCAgatgaattaaaatataaatcgTATTGTAAATTAACTGGTTGGTATCTATTGGTGCTTCAAATAGAGACAACTAGGTTTTAAATCCCTCTCACCCCCAACTATtcaattgtaattttctttttaaagaaaacagtTTTATGCAAAAGCTGAAATTTTGAGGGTTAGCTTTAAAACTCTTTAGTGAACTATTCtagtttttagtaaaaataatgaattgaCATAAATATCTACACttatctaatctaatctaaataCTATTTAGCTACAAAAGCCTAACCTTAGGATCTGCCATTTGGGTTGTTTAGCTAGCTACTATATCTGCAAATCAATAAattacatatatgatatatcttgccatcataataaataaaatgccCTGCGCATTGCGCTGGATAtatgctagtttttttttttttcactaattcTCACACCTCAATCCTGGTCAAGGTCCCAGTCCCATGAGGCATCAACCTATCTAACTAGTACACATGACTCAatgcttaaagaaaaacaatctaTAGACAATTTCagttatttgaaattttaagtgaGGCATTCTAGAGTAAATAAGACAGaacttaactcttaaaacagaCAGGAGCATTTTGGACAACCCAAGGAAGGCAAGTAAAGGAGGATTATTAGAAATTGGCAGGGTCAGTGGATAATTGGATTCTCTCTACACCTAGGAAGCACGGGTGCAAATTCATGTCCAGGTGCGGTTGCGGTGTGGTGTGGTgacttggcaatttttgaaaaaatagagcGTGGGatacatttattaataaattattaaatatattttaatttatattttctatatattgctaaatatattttttcatataatggtaAACATATGTCAATTTAAGAGAAATAGTAGATAAAAAACCTTTGGgatcaatttaatatttatagttGATATTTAAGGGGgtaaattttgcaaaataacatttttttttaatgataagtaattatttaaattgataCAATTACCAAATTATTTGGCTATTATTAAGCTAAATGATAtaatttgttgaatttaatataatgttaaaaaatatcataataaagatattcaaatttgggaattttataataaataaaaaaatgtgttggGATATTTATAAACAAGGAAGCTTCCAAGAAGCTCCATTGCCAAGTACCACCACTACCCGCATGCATTGCTTTATTAATTTCACATTCTCAGGCTTTATTTGAAAGTCTACAGTCATCTGTTATCAAACTTTTCCCTTTTGAAAGTTTCAGAGCATAGAGTTTAGATGGTAGCAGCCAGTAGTTGAGCTTCATCCACCACATCTCCACATCGTCgtcgtcttcttcttttttctttcctcacaaaTCATTTGGTAGCagatctttcttcttctcctcccccctttttttttcttacaaatctTTTGGTAGCAgatctttcttcctcttcttcttattcGGACAGAATTGGACCAAATTGGGGCTGTTTCAGAATGAATTGGACCGAATAGGCCCAtatcgggaaaaaaaaaaaaaaagatttgccTCCGATGCGCATGCAGCCACGTCGACGGCCCAAGGCGCTTCCGTGCGTGTCGGACACAGGTGTGGCACTCCTGGAGCTGCATCCGTGTTTCCTAGCTCTACACATATTGGCACTACAACTAATAATATGGCTGATTTTTGGGCGGTTCAGTATGCCCTTTGAAAAGGAAAGCTAAAGAAGGAAAATTCTAGAAGAGTAAAAGAACGAAAACAGAGTTTTATTACTTCAGAAAAGAGTAAACTGCAGTACTTAATTACATCACTAGAGAGATATTTATAGGAACATATATAGAGAAGAGAGCTGATGCTCAGTGCATAATTTGGGACCTGTTCTACCAATCTTAACAAACTAACCACCTGACATACGTGGATAATAACAGATTAATACCTCAACTAATAATAGATGCTTATAAGTGAAACGGTGTGCTTTGGATGATCAGAACTGGGCTTGGGCTTTTCCTTTATCTCTGGACTCTCTACTGGACTGAGGCTTATCACTGGGCTGATCACTAGGCTTGTAACTAGACTGCTCTTCATCCCCCCTCAAGATCATGGGGAAGCACCACATGAGCTTGGAAACAAGCCAATGAAACCGAGGAGAAGGCAATCCTTTGGTGAGGATGTCAGCTAACTGATCATGAGAAGACATAAACTTGACTTGAAGATCATGACAAAGAACTTTCTCACGGACAAAGTGGTAATTTACTTCAATGTGCTTAGTCCGAGCATGAAATACAGGATTGCTAGCAATTGCCAAAACAGAAATATTATCACACCACAAGGTAGGAGGGGAATGAAGAAACACACCAAAATTTTTGAGCAACATACGAATCCAACAAAGTTCAGCAGCACAAGAAGCAAGAGCCCTGTACTCAGCCTCTTTAGAAGACCTAGACACAGTGGGTTGCTTCTTAGCAGACCAAGTAATAGGAGAATTGCCAAGAAACACCAAGATGCCTGAAATAGACTTCCTATCCATAGGATCTCCAGCCCAGTCAGCATCACTATAGGCAGAGAGAGTCAATGGTCCAGGAGTAAAAGCTAAGCCCTGATGAAGTGTCCTTTGCAAGTACCTAAAGATCCTTTTAATAGCAAGTAAGTGATTAGAAGTTGGAGAAGCCATAAACTGACAGGCTTGCTACACAGCAAAGGAAAGATCAGGCCTGGTAAAGGTAAGGTACTGCAAGGCCCCCACCATACTCCTATAAGTAGAGGGATTAGGCAAAAGGGTACCATCATTAGGAGCAAGATGAGTGTTAGCTACAGAAGGAGTCTTGCAGGGCTTGCAATCAGACATAGAGAATTTGTGCAAAAGATCAGTAGCATACTTAGACTGATGCACAAAAATCCCAGTAGGAGTGTAATCAAACTGAAGCCCCAAAAAATAATGCAATTTGCCTAGATCTTTAAGATCAAAATCCTGTCTCAGAGTAGCAAGAAGTGAAGCAATGAAACTAGGCTGATTGCTAGTCACAATtatgtcatcaacatagagCAATAAGAAGACCAAATGACCATCATGAGCATAGATAAACAGATTGCCATCAACCCCAGAAGCAACAAAGCTAATATGAAGTAATTGAGTACTAAACCTCTCAAACCAAGCCCTAGGAGCTTATTTTAAACCATATAAGGCTTTAtgcaacaaacaaacatgatCAGGGCAAGCTGGATCCACATAGCCTTGTGGTTGAGCCATATACACTTCCTCCTTTAAAATACCATGTAAGAAAGCATTCCCAACAACCAACTGTTTCAACTCCCAACCATAATTCACAGCAAGAGCAATAAGAATCCTAACAGTAGTTGGTTTAACCATAGGACTGAAAGTATCCTCATAGTCCAAACCATACTATTAAAGATATCCCCTAGCAACCAATCTGGCTTTATATCTGGCTATGGTCCCATCACTATTCCTTTTGAGCTTAAACACCCATTTGCAAGTGATAATATTCTTATCCACAGGGGGAGGAACTAGGGACCAAGTCTGTTGCTTAAGCAAAGAATGAAATTCTGAATCCATTGCAGCAACTAGGGGTGTCCAGACCCGACTGTGACCTGCCGGACCGACCAACCCGCCCGATCTCCACCCGAGCTTAGCCCGAACCGACGCTCCCGTCGGTCGGTTTTGGGTTTTCCCACCCAAAGCCCGACGCCGGCGGGTCGAGTGGCgggttttcttctccaaaactcGAGCCACCCGACTCGACGAAGGTTTTATACAAATTCGGCGAAATCACGCTCAAATCCGAGGAGATCCAACGAGTTCTCAACCATATTTGGTGAGATTTAGCCAGATTTAGCCAGATCCAGCCATTCCCAGCAGATTTTAGCGATTTTGGTGTAGATTTCGGCGATTTTGATGCAGATCTGGTGAGTTTTTACATTTTCTAGCGATGATTTGTAGATTCCAACAATGATTTTGCAGTTCTGGCGATGATTTTGCAGCTCCGGCGACGACCCGATCTTCACCCGAACAGACTTGATCTCCACCCGAACCCAAAATCGACTTGACCAATTGACGCCAGCGGTCAGTTTTGGGTCACTTTTTTGTCCACCCGCCGCCGGCGGGTCGGGCTCGGGCTGGGTCCAAAatcgacccgacccgacccgtggacacccctagcAACAACCCACTGAGGGTGTTTAGAAGCTACAGAAAAAGTGGGTGTTCTTAGATGGTGTAATCAGTCACAACTTTAAAGACTTTAGGTTTATGGATTCCCAATTTTGATCTAGTAAGCATAGGATGATGATTAACAGGAATAGGAGGAGAGGAATTAGAGGAAGAACCAGGAAGAGAAGTGCTAGGAAGAATGGAGGAAACATAATCAGTagaggaagaagagaaagaagatgtAGGAGGATCAGGAACACAAGAAATAGGAGTGGGAGACTGGAAAATTTCAAAGGGAAAAGGAGTAATAGTGGAAGTAGAAAGGGAAGAGGCTGGACACGGGTCAGTAGAGGCAGCAAGGACATCAGAGGCAAACCAGTGTGCATAAGTCACATCAGCATAAAAAGGAAGATGAGCATGTGTAAGAGTAGGATTATCAGTAAAAGGAAATAGGCTTTCATTGAATAAGGCATAGCAAGTAGTGTAGACTTTATTGGTAGAAGGGTCCAAGCATAAGTAACCTTTGGACAAAGGGGGATACCCTAGAAAAACACACTCAATAGACCTAGGTTGAAGATTGTGTTTGTTATAGGGTCTGAGATAGGGGTAACAGACACAACCAAAGGTTTTAAGAGCAGAAAGAGAAGGAGGGACACCATTAACTAGTTCCCAAGGAGAAATGAAACCAAGGACAAAACTAGGGAGTCTATTGATAAGAAAGGAAGCAGCGGAGAAAACATAAGACCAGAAATTTAAAGGTAGATGAGCTTTATAAAGCAAAGCTAGACCAGTCTCCATAATATGTCTATGCTTTCTCTCAAAGAtgccattttgttgaggagtatGTGGACATAAGGTCTGATGTATAATACCATGGTTAGAACAAAACTCTTGAAAGTGAGAGTTAACATATTCTTTACCATTGTCAGACttaagaattttgattttagtgGAATATTGGGTCTCAACAAGGTTCTTAAAATGTTTGAACATAGGAAACAATTCATGCTTATGCTTGAGAAGAAAAAACCAGGTAAACCTAGTGTAATCATCAATGAACACAACATAGTAAGTATAACCACGTAAAGAAGAAACGGGTGCTGGACCCCAAATATCAGAATGCACAAGTTGAAGCATATAAGTAGATTGAATTTCATGTTTGTTCAATGGAAGTCTGTGCATTTTAGCACTTATACAATATGTACAAGAAGAACAACATTTTTCAATCTTATTGAATGTAAAGGTAGGATTTACAAGCTGAATAGCAGAATGAAGAAGTTTAGCACTTGGATGTCCAAGTCTGTTATGCCAGAGAGAGATTTGATCAGAACTAACAGATGTCTGAGAAGAGTCAGGAACATGTGATGTAGAAAAAGCAGTTGAATTGAAAGAATGCAAGGAAGATGGATCAGGTATAGGGTTGACACCATCCTTACTTAATCCTTCGTAAAGGATCTTCCCTGTAAGTAAATCCTGAATAGAGAATTTATAAGCATCAAAGTAGCAGAAAACATTGTTTTGCAAACAAAGCTTATGAACTGATAGCAAATTAGAAGCAAGATCAGGAACGCTAAGTATACCATCAAGTTTACAGTTGTGAGTTGAAGTGCATAACTCACCATTACCAATATGAGTCACAGGAAGATCTTGACCATTACCAACAGTCACAGTTTCAGAACCAGTGGTAGGCTGTTGTTGCAGTGAAAGATTAGCCAAATTAGGTGTAACATGATCTGAACAGCCAGTATCAGTAAGCCACCCATTAGCCATATGAACCTGAGAGAAGTTGGCCACCATAGCAGCAAGCTTGGATGGAGCATGCTTTCCTTGAAATGAAAAATCCATTCTAACAGTCAAGGGCAGTGTGACCACCTTTACCACAAATCTGACATTGAGGTCTTTGTGATAAACTCTGAGAACCTAAAGGTCTTGAAGGTCTTGGTGAAATAGGCTGAGATTGACTGAAAGGAGAAGTGAAAGCATTGGATATATTAGGATGACAACCACCAGAATTGCTACCTCTTCCCCCATTACCACGACCTCTCTAAGCATTGGTTCTGCCTCTACCTCTATTAAATCCTAGAGGATGGTAATTTGCAGCCATAGCCATAGTGGAAGTATCAATCACACCAGACCTTTTTCTAATAGCTCTTTCCTCAGCATTGAGAAGAGTGTTAAGTTCTTCAACAATAAGAACATCACTGCGAGTCCTGATAGCTGAACTGAAGGAATCATAATCTGATGGCAGACCATCAAGTGCAATATGAAGAAGCTCTTCCTCATCAAGAATAACTGATATTGCAGCCAATCTGTCACGGATTTGCTTGATCCTTTGAAAGTATACATCAATTGAATCTGTACCTTTCTTCACAGCACTCAATTCATTTCTCAAGCTCATCACACTTGACCTAGAAATTGAGGCAAAACGTTTTTCCAAAACTTTTCAAACACCTCTACCAGATTTTTGCCCAACAGTAAGAGCAAGAACAGATGGGGAAAGTGTTGAATTGAGAAATGTGAACAATGCTTGCTCTCTCCAAGTGAAAAAATCTAGATTAACTTCTGTTGTGAAATTGTCAGAAGAATCCTTCAAGAACTGATCTGGTGCCATTACAGTGTCACTGATAGCATCAATCATGGAGTAGGTTTCCAAAATAACCTCAATCTGGTGCTTCCAAACAATATAGTTGGAGTAATCGAGTTTTACAGTCATCATTGATGACATATTTGAGAGTAATAGGAGGGAAGGATTAATATGAGTGATAGTGTTTGTTATTGTAGAAGGAGTggttgaagaagatgatgaagttGAAGC from Castanea sativa cultivar Marrone di Chiusa Pesio chromosome 11, ASM4071231v1 harbors:
- the LOC142616121 gene encoding uncharacterized protein LOC142616121, translated to MCPSAVGYPDFYTEQANALNDYGKPFASPFLETYNPNWRNHPNFSWRQNQPPTNVGGQQVHQQSQFHPPTQVYPSIPQSTPQFVAPPRQQSSLEEPLKTFMQSTSQAIQEMKSSAHLNTQAIFKLENQVGQLATQVGDREKGKFPRQPIPNPRTRTCSSMVLLVLLMDKNMFNLLLPLGLQVPAYAKFLKDLVTMKRKTNVPKKAFLTEQLGLGELKPTTMTLQLADRSVKIPRGIVEDVLIKVDAFYFPIDFVVLNTEPTLNVNTQIHVILGRPFLATSNALINCRSGVMRFLLEI